A window from Triticum aestivum cultivar Chinese Spring chromosome 6D, IWGSC CS RefSeq v2.1, whole genome shotgun sequence encodes these proteins:
- the LOC123140865 gene encoding putative serpin-Z12, with product MSRFGKTVLLCLALFAGWHLCSTLFAGAPPGGHSAEEKAVVSDAAGNASGLSLAREAGVRAAAGMGRNFVVSPLSIHAALAMVAAGARGETRRELLGLLGSASLDELHRAPAIKLVGRLNGLKQTSFACGVWVDRRRALRPEFTATGASRYAATAESVDFVSGAEQARRRVNGFVADKTKQRIRHILPPGSVDSSTAVILANALYFKGAWPEPFYVFTAPFHIPGGATVRVPSMTTGRSQYIALYPGFRALKLPYRNDGDHRAAFYMLILLPDSGALSLPDLYDKVVSSPEFIRKHTPEEEVEVRRFMVPRFKFTTEFEASSDMRKLGVTRAFAGGDFSGMVSGGDGRLSIGGVHHKATIEVDEQGTVAAAATAIDMAGSALPSEPPHFVDFVADRPFLFAVVEERTGTTLFLGHVVNPLAN from the coding sequence ATGTCGCGCTTCGGGAAGACCGTCCTCCTCTGCTTGGCCCTGTTCGCCGGATGGCACCTCTGCTCGACCCTGTTCGCCGGCGCGCCTCCTGGTGGCCACTCTGCGGAGGAGAAAGCTGTAGTCAGCGACGCGGCCGGGAACGCGTCGGGCCTGAGTCTCGCCAGGGAGgccggcgtccgggcggcggcCGGCATGGGCCGCAACTTCGTCGTCTCGCCGCTGTCCATCCACGCGGCGCTCGCGATGGTGGCCGCCGGCGCGCGGGGCGAGACGCGCAGGGAGCTCCTGGGGCTCCTCGGGTCAGCGTCGCTCGACGAGCTTCACAGAGCTCCGGCGATCAAGCTTGTCGGCAGGCTCAACGGGCTAAAGCAGACGTCCTTCGCCTGCGGCGTGTGGGTCGACCGGAGGAGGGCGCTCAGGCCGGAGTTCACGGCCACCGGCGCATCGCGGTACGCCGCCACGGCGGAGTCCGTGGACTTCGTGTCGGGGGCCGAGCAGGCGAGGCGGCGAGTGAACGGCTTCGTGGCGGACAAGACGAAGCAGCGCATCCGTCACATCCTCCCTCCCGGCTCCGTCGACTCGTCCACGGCCGTCATCCTCGCCAACGCGCTCTACTTCAAAGGAGCGTGGCCTGAGCCGTTCTACGTCTTCACCGCGCCGTTCCACATCCCAGGCGGCGCCACCGTGCGCGTGCCGTCCATGACGACAGGCCGGTCACAGTACATCGCGCTCTACCCGGGCTTCAGGGCCCTCAAGCTTCCCTACAGGAACGACGGCGACCACCGTGCTGCATTCTACATGCTTATCCTTCTCCCGGACAGCGGCGCTCTCAGCCTCCCCGATCTCTACGACAAGGTGGTGTCATCGCCGGAGTTCATCAGGAAGCACACGCCAGAAGAGGAGGTTGAAGTACGGCGGTTCATGGTCCCCAGGTTCAAGTTCACGACCGAGTTCGAAGCGTCGTCCGACATGAGGAAGCTTGGTGTCACAAGGGCTTTCGCAGGCGGCGACTTCTCAGGCATGGTGAGCGGCGGGGATGGGCGGCTCTCCATCGGCGGGGTGCACCACAAGGCCACCATCGAGGTGGACGAGCAAGGTACCGTGGCCGCTGCTGCCACGGCCATAGACATGGCTGGTAGCGCGCTTCCAAGCGAGCCGCCGCACTTTGTCGATTTTGTGGCGGATCGGCCATTCTTGTTTGCCGTGGTTGAGGAGAGGACGGGCACAACGCTGTTCCTTGGTCATGTGGTTAATCCTCTCGCTAACTGA